The following proteins are encoded in a genomic region of Vigna radiata var. radiata cultivar VC1973A unplaced genomic scaffold, Vradiata_ver6 scaffold_7, whole genome shotgun sequence:
- the LOC106753998 gene encoding glucan endo-1,3-beta-glucosidase 8 has product MEKTWVLRWVLVVGMMCWCGEGIGVNWGTQATHKLPPETVVQMLKDNGIQKVKLFDADESTMSALAGTGIEVMVAIPNIQLAEMNDYGRAKQWVKKNVTRYNFNGGVNIKYVAVGNEPFLKSYNNSFLNITFPALQNIQNALNEAGIGDRVKATVPLNADVYQSPDQNPSTGIFRPDISGLMTQMVQFLSKNGAPFTVNIYPFLSLYGNDHFPFNYAFFDGVDNPINDNGIIYTNVFDANFDTLVAALKSVGFGDLPILVGEVGWPTEGDKNANVGLALRFYNGLLPRLAGNRGTPRRPGHIEVYLFGLIDEDAKSIAPGNFERHWGIFRYDGQPKFPMDLSGQNQEKYLIGAQNVKYLAPRWCMFNPNAKDLTNLPDNINYACTFGDCTALGYGSSCNNLDANGNASYAFNMYFQVQNQNPMACNFQGLAKITTDNISTPTCNFIVEIVGSSASSLIPSLVAILFVSLFMILFW; this is encoded by the exons ATGGAAAAAACCTGGGTTTTGAGATGGGTGTTAGTGGTGGGGATGATGTGTTGGTGTGGGGAAGGGATTGGTGTTAATTGGGGAACCCAAGCAACACACAAGTTACCGCCAGAAACAGTGGTTCAGATGTTAAAGGACAACGGTATTCAGAAAGTGAAGCTTTTTGATGCAGATGAATCGACCATGAGTGCATTGGCTGGGACTGGGATTGAAGTCATGGTGGCTATCCCTAATATCCAGCTTGCTGAGATGAATGACTATGGCAGGGCCAAACAGTGGGTTAAGAAAAACGTCACGCGTTACAACTTCAATGGGGGTGTTAATATCAa GTATGTAGCAGTTGGGAACGAGCCATTTTTGAAATCCTACAACAATTCGTTCTTGAATATCACCTTTCCTGCTCTGCAGAACATTCAAAATGCCCTTAACGAAGCAGGCATTGGAGACAGAGTGAAGGCTACAGTACCCTTGAATGCAGATGTGTATCAGTCTCCAGATCAAAATCCATCTACAGGAATATTCAGGCCTGACATCAGTGGTCTCATGACCCAGATGGTGCAGTTTCTCAGCAAGAATGGTGCACCATTTACTGTGAACATTTACCCCTTCTTAAGTCTCTATGGAAACGATCATTTTCCATTTAACTACGCCTTCTTTGACGGTGTAGACAATCCAATAAACGATAATGGTATTATATACACCAATGTCTTTGATGCAAATTTTGATACCTTGGTTGCTGCTCTAAAATCAGTGGGGTTTGGAGACCTTCCTATTTTGGTGGGAGAAGTAGGATGGCCAACAGAAGGAGACAAGAATGCCAATGTTGGCTTAGCTTTGAGGTTCTATAATGGCCTTCTGCCAAGGCTTGCAGGCAATAGAGGCACACCGCGCCGCCCTGGACACATTGAAGTTTATCTTTTTGGACTCATTGATGAGGATGCCAAGAGCATTGCACCAGGAAACTTCGAACGCCACTGGGGAATATTCAGATATGATGGACAACCCAAGTTTCCAATGGACCTTTCTGGTCAGAACCAAGAAAAATATCTGATAGGTGCACAGAATGTGAAGTACCTTGCTCCCAGGTGGTGCATGTTTAATCCTAATGCTAAGGATCTAACCAACCTTCCAGATAACATCAACTATGCTTGCACCTTTGGAGATTGCACTGCACTGGGATACGGATCCTCTTGCAACAACCTTGATGCTAATGGCAATGCCTCGTATGCCTTTAACATGTACTTCCAGGTGCAAAATCAGAACCCCATGGCCTGCAATTTTCAAGGTTTGGCCAAAATTACTACAGACAATATCTCAACACCCACTTGCAATTTTATCGTTGAGATAGTTGGTTCTTCAGCCTCTTCTTTGATTCCCTCACTTGTTGCTATCTTGTTTGTCAGTTTATTCATGATCCTATTTTGGTAA